Proteins encoded together in one Eublepharis macularius isolate TG4126 chromosome 2, MPM_Emac_v1.0, whole genome shotgun sequence window:
- the LOC129324017 gene encoding heat shock protein HSP 90-alpha-like, with amino-acid sequence MSLIINTFYSNKEIFLRELISNASDALDKIRYESLTDPSKLDSGKALKISIIPDVHDHTLTIVDTGIGMTKVDLVNHLGTIARSGTKAFMEALQAGADISMIGQFGVGFYSAYLVAEKVTVITKHNDDEQYAWESSAGGTFTVRLDKGEPLGRGTKVILFLKEDQLEYLEDVRLKEVVHKHSQFIGYPITLFVEYEHQKELSDEEEEEYSGDKPKVGDTGSEKEKRKGDQQKKRTIKERVIVPEELNKTKPIWTRNPDDITNEEYGEFYKSLTNDWEDHLAVKHFAVEGQLEFRALLYIPRRAPLDLFENRKRKNIKLYVRRVFIMEDCEVLVPEYLNFMRGVVDSEDLPLNISREMLQQTKILKAIRKNLVKKCLELFAELAEDKESYTVFYEQFSKNIKLGLHNDTQNHQKLTELLRYYTSASMDEMVSLKDYCERMKESQKLIYYLAGENLEQVANSVFVEKLCKCGLEVIYMTEPIDEYCMARLKTFEGKACFSVAKAGLELPETEEEKAMLEEKKAKLENLCKVIKKRLESRIEEVAVSNRLVTSPCCIVTSSYGWTANMERILKAQTLKYCSTMDYMSTKKHLEINPDDAIIEILRQKVETDENDRAVKDLVVLLYETALLSSGFTMENPQIHANRIYKMIRLGLGIDEPTQASSPAVYKKTVSAQHEEASKMEEVD; translated from the exons ATGTCACTGATTATCAACACGTTTTATTCCAATAAGGAAATCTTTCTCCGAGAGCTGATTTCCAATGCATCAGAT GCTTTGGATAAAATCCGGTATGAGAGCTTGACTGACCCAAGTAAACTGGATTCTGGAAAGGCTCTGAAGATCAGCATTATTCCTGATGTCCATGATCATACCTTGACTATCGTAGATACAGGCATCGGGATGACCAAAGTCGACCTGGTAAACCATCTGGGGACTATTGCCAGGTCTGGCACCAAAGCCTTCATGGAAGCCTTGCAGGCCGGTGCAGATATCTCTATGATTGGTCAGTTCGGTGTTGGCTTCTATTCTGCCTATTTGGTTGCTGAGAAAGTGACGGTGATCACCAAGCACAACGATGACGAGCAGTACGCCTGGGAATCTTCAGCTGGGGGCACCTTCACTGTCAGACTGGACAAGG GTGAGCCTCTTGGCCGTGGTACAAAAGTGATTCTGTTTCTGAAGGAAGACCAGTTGGAGTACTTGGAGGATGTACGACTCAAGGAGGTAGTCCATAAGCATTCCCAGTTTATTGGCTATCCAATAACACTGTTT GTAGAATATGAGCATCAGAAAGAACTGAGTgatgaggaagaagaggaataTTCTGGAGACAAGCCAAAGGTTGGAGATACTGGCtctgagaaagaaaagagaaaaggtgACCAGCAGAAAAAGAGAACAATCAAGGAGAGAGTTATTGTTCCAGAGGAACTCAACAAGACCAAGCCAATTTGGACCAGGAACCCAGACGACATTACTAATGAGGAATACGGCGAATTCTACAAGAGCCTGACCAATGACTGGGAAGACCACCTGGCCGTAAAA CACTTTGCAGTGGAAGGACAGCTGGAGTTCAGAGCTCTTCTGTACATCCCGAGACGCGCCCCTCTCGATCTCTTTgaaaacaggaagaggaagaacatCAAACTCTACGTGCGCAGGGTCTTCATCATGGAAGACTGTGAAGTCCTTGTGCCTGAGTATCTGA ACTTCATGCGGGGTGTGGTGGATTCAGAAGACCTGCCTCTCAATATTTCCCGTGAAATGTTACAGCAGACCAAGATTCTGAAAGCCATCAGGAAGAACCTGGTGAAGAAATGCCTGGAGCTCTTTGCTGAGCTGGCAGAAGATAAAGAGAGCTACACGGTTTTCTATGAGCAGTTTTCCAAAAATATAAAG CTTGGCCTACACAATGACACCCAGAACCACCAGAAACTGACAGAGTTGTTGAGATACTACACTTCTGCTTCCATGGATGAGATGGTGTCCCTGAAAGATTACTGTGAACGGATGAAAGAGAGTCAGAAATTAATATATTACCTTGCTG GTGAAAACCTCGAACAAGTAGCAAACTCTGTTTTTGTGGAGAAGCTCTGTAAATGTGGCTTGGAGGTAATCTACATGACGGAGCCCATTGATGAGTATTGTATGGCAAGGCTGAAAACCTTTGAAGGCAAAGCCTGCTTTTCTGTAGCTAAAGCAGGGCTGGAGCTGCCAGAGACTGAAGAGGAGAAGGCCATGCTGGAGGAGAAGAAGGCAAAGCTAGAAAACCTCTGCAAAGTCATAAAAAAGAGACTGGAATCGAGAATAGAAGAA GTTGCAGTGTCCAACCGACTGGTGACTTCTCCATGCTGTATTGTGACCAGTTCCTATGGCTGGACTGCCAATATGGAAAGGATTCTGAAGGCGCAAACATTAAAATACTGCAGCACAATGGATTACATGTCTACCAAAAAGCACCTGGAAATAAACCCTGATGATGCCATTATTGAGATACTGAGGCAGAAGGTGGAAACGGATGAGAACGACAGGGCTGTGAAGGACCTGGTCGTCCTTCTGTATGAGACTGCCCTCCTGTCTTCAGGCTTCACTATGGAAAATCCCCAGATACATGCTAACCGAATCTATAAAATGATCAGACTTGGTCTAG GTATCGATGAACCAACACAAGCATCTAGTCCTGCAGTATATAAGAAGACCGTGTCAGCTCAACATGAAGAGGCCTCAAAGATGGAAGAAGTTGATTAA